In the Ruminococcus sp. OA3 genome, one interval contains:
- a CDS encoding sugar ABC transporter ATP-binding protein yields MNERNEYILELKSVSKEFPGVKALDRVNLKLKPGSVHALCGENGAGKSTLMKIINGIYKMDEGEIWYKGERIVPKNPKEMLEMGIATIHQELSPLPNMTIAENIFLGREPLDSLKMVDWKRLWSDTQKLLDEFGFHYDPKGYMRDLTVSDIALIEIVKAISRDASVVIMDEPTSSITDSEVHILFENIERLKNSGVGIIYISHKLDEIFEICDEVTIFRDGQWVHSCEIGDIDKNGIIKQMVGREITEQFPKTPAPIKETVLELKNLNGGRFKNVNFKVHAGEIVGFAGLVGAGRSELFRAVFGLDPIESGEVLLEGKKVDFKNSQQAIDAGVLMASEDRKKEGVVLCRSIRENITLASLKDIEKSGFLSMKKEKQNVDEMVKTLSIKLATPEAPVSSLSGGNQQKVVLAKWLLRAPKVLILDEPTRGIDVGAKYEIYKLMCELARKGVAIIMISSEMPEILGMSDRIAVMSQGYLTGELPVAEATQEKIMESAMKGFEQ; encoded by the coding sequence GTGAATGAAAGAAATGAATACATCCTGGAATTAAAAAGTGTTTCAAAAGAATTCCCAGGTGTAAAAGCTTTGGATCGGGTTAACTTAAAATTAAAGCCTGGAAGTGTGCATGCTCTGTGCGGTGAGAATGGTGCAGGTAAGTCTACACTGATGAAAATCATTAACGGTATATATAAGATGGATGAAGGTGAGATTTGGTATAAAGGGGAACGAATCGTTCCTAAAAATCCAAAAGAAATGCTGGAAATGGGAATTGCAACCATCCATCAGGAACTCAGTCCGCTTCCCAATATGACAATTGCTGAAAATATCTTTCTGGGACGTGAACCTCTCGATTCATTGAAGATGGTGGACTGGAAGAGATTATGGTCGGATACTCAGAAACTGCTCGATGAATTCGGATTTCATTATGATCCCAAAGGGTATATGAGAGACCTGACGGTTTCAGACATTGCACTGATAGAAATTGTCAAGGCAATTTCACGTGATGCATCGGTTGTCATCATGGATGAGCCGACTTCATCCATTACCGATTCTGAAGTACATATTCTGTTTGAAAATATCGAACGTCTGAAAAACAGTGGTGTTGGTATTATCTATATTTCTCACAAACTGGATGAAATTTTTGAGATCTGTGATGAGGTTACGATTTTCAGGGATGGACAGTGGGTACACAGCTGTGAGATCGGTGACATCGATAAAAACGGAATCATCAAGCAGATGGTAGGACGCGAGATTACGGAACAGTTTCCAAAAACTCCGGCACCGATCAAAGAGACGGTACTGGAGCTTAAAAACCTCAACGGTGGGCGTTTCAAAAATGTCAATTTCAAAGTCCATGCCGGTGAGATCGTCGGTTTTGCCGGACTGGTAGGGGCCGGACGAAGTGAATTATTCCGTGCTGTTTTTGGACTTGACCCGATAGAATCCGGAGAAGTATTGCTGGAAGGCAAAAAGGTAGATTTCAAAAATTCACAGCAGGCGATCGATGCCGGAGTGCTGATGGCAAGTGAAGACAGAAAGAAGGAAGGTGTTGTGCTTTGCCGTTCCATCCGTGAAAATATAACACTTGCCAGCCTTAAGGATATTGAAAAATCAGGATTTCTCAGCATGAAGAAAGAAAAGCAGAATGTTGATGAAATGGTTAAAACGTTATCTATTAAACTGGCAACACCGGAAGCTCCTGTCTCTTCTTTATCAGGCGGAAATCAGCAGAAAGTAGTTTTGGCAAAATGGCTTTTAAGGGCGCCGAAAGTACTGATTCTGGATGAGCCGACCAGAGGTATCGACGTAGGAGCAAAATACGAAATCTACAAACTGATGTGCGAACTGGCCCGCAAGGGTGTGGCGATCATTATGATCTCATCTGAAATGCCGGAGATTCTGGGTATGAGCGATCGTATAGCAGTTATGTCTCAGGGATATCTGACGGGAGAACTGCCGGTAGCAGAGGCAACGCAGGAAAAAATAATGGAGAGTGCGATGAAAGGATTCGAGCAATGA
- a CDS encoding sugar ABC transporter substrate-binding protein: MKKRMVKRLLAMLTVSVLCVGMLAGCGGKKEESGSSSEASAEEGGSDDAKESGDYVYRVGFANIDNADNCCYPAMQKFVEYVESDEFAKSVGADKVEALTADSAKDIEKQTTNVETLLSKGVDMMFIIGVDTQGNTTAVKACNEEGVPVFMVGTEASGGEWKFIGFDEKALGLGQGKWCAENLPENANICYLQGTPGREATLLREEGFMEGISSRDDLTVLSSQTGEFETATAMQVTEDWIQTYGDKINCIVGADGKMIVGAVEALKAAGMADDVTTVGVVSVEDDGYLIKNGEQKYAIFVSWPSIGTLCGEIAEKVYKGEEIEERTNIEMSDMTQDNYEELIATTR; this comes from the coding sequence ATGAAAAAAAGAATGGTGAAACGGTTATTGGCAATGCTGACGGTATCTGTACTTTGTGTCGGGATGCTTGCGGGCTGCGGCGGTAAGAAAGAGGAGAGCGGCAGCAGCAGTGAAGCGTCTGCTGAGGAAGGCGGATCAGATGATGCAAAAGAAAGCGGAGACTACGTATATCGTGTAGGATTTGCAAACATCGACAACGCAGATAACTGTTGTTATCCTGCAATGCAGAAGTTTGTAGAGTACGTGGAGAGCGATGAATTCGCAAAGTCTGTAGGTGCGGACAAAGTGGAAGCTCTGACGGCGGACTCTGCAAAAGATATCGAAAAACAGACAACAAATGTTGAGACACTGCTCAGCAAAGGTGTGGATATGATGTTCATCATCGGTGTTGATACGCAGGGAAATACAACTGCAGTCAAAGCCTGCAACGAGGAAGGGGTGCCGGTGTTCATGGTTGGTACCGAGGCATCCGGTGGTGAATGGAAATTTATCGGATTTGATGAGAAAGCGCTGGGACTGGGACAGGGCAAATGGTGCGCAGAAAATCTGCCTGAGAATGCTAACATCTGCTATCTGCAGGGAACACCTGGACGTGAAGCAACACTTCTGCGTGAGGAAGGCTTTATGGAAGGAATCTCTTCCCGTGATGACCTGACAGTTCTGTCTTCACAGACAGGTGAGTTTGAAACTGCTACGGCAATGCAGGTTACTGAAGACTGGATTCAGACATACGGTGACAAGATTAACTGTATCGTTGGCGCTGACGGCAAGATGATCGTCGGTGCAGTGGAAGCGCTGAAGGCAGCAGGGATGGCTGATGATGTTACGACAGTAGGCGTTGTCAGTGTTGAAGACGACGGTTATCTGATCAAGAACGGCGAACAGAAATATGCAATCTTTGTAAGCTGGCCAAGCATTGGTACTCTGTGCGGCGAGATCGCAGAGAAAGTTTATAAGGGTGAAGAAATCGAAGAACGTACAAATATCGAAATGTCCGATATGACGCAGGACAATTATGAAGAGCTGATCGCAACAACAAGATAA
- a CDS encoding ABC transporter permease, which produces MTNTKTNKKWSVAEIYSRFGIFIILVIAVIVASFLSDAFFTTRNLSNIIRQNAVIMIIAFGSQMVLITGGCDLSPGSVCALSGVISTMVMVSTGNPVISLVVGILIGAFCGFINGLVITSCGIPDFIMTLASQFICRGAVLALTQAQPVSGFDESYTVFGQGYVGPVPVPTIILILVLVFYWVLMNRRRFGRYVYAVGGNTDAARASGINTKKVKTQAYLFAGAAAGLAGVILMSRMNSGQPNGGEQYEFDAITAAIIGGTSMNGGTGKVYGVVVGALFVGVLLNIMTQMDVSAYWQKIVKGLIIALAVIIDVQVRKTRKA; this is translated from the coding sequence ATGACAAATACAAAAACGAATAAAAAATGGAGTGTGGCTGAGATTTACAGCCGGTTTGGTATATTCATCATCTTAGTAATAGCAGTGATCGTCGCATCATTCTTAAGTGATGCATTCTTTACAACACGTAACCTGAGCAATATCATCCGCCAGAATGCGGTTATCATGATCATCGCGTTTGGTTCACAGATGGTACTGATCACAGGCGGATGTGATCTGTCACCTGGATCTGTCTGTGCACTGTCAGGAGTTATTTCCACAATGGTCATGGTATCTACAGGGAATCCTGTGATCTCGCTTGTGGTTGGTATTTTGATCGGTGCATTTTGCGGATTTATCAATGGTCTGGTTATTACATCCTGTGGAATCCCGGACTTTATCATGACGCTTGCTTCTCAGTTCATCTGCCGGGGTGCCGTACTGGCATTGACTCAGGCACAGCCGGTTTCCGGATTTGATGAGAGTTACACCGTGTTTGGCCAGGGATATGTTGGTCCGGTTCCGGTTCCTACCATTATTTTGATATTAGTACTTGTTTTCTACTGGGTACTGATGAACCGTCGCCGTTTCGGACGTTACGTATATGCAGTAGGCGGCAATACGGATGCGGCAAGAGCTTCCGGTATCAATACCAAAAAAGTAAAAACTCAGGCGTATCTGTTTGCGGGAGCAGCAGCAGGGCTTGCCGGTGTTATCCTGATGAGCCGTATGAATTCCGGACAGCCAAACGGCGGTGAGCAGTATGAGTTCGATGCGATCACAGCGGCTATCATCGGTGGTACATCCATGAATGGTGGTACAGGTAAAGTATACGGTGTTGTAGTCGGTGCACTGTTTGTCGGTGTACTGCTCAATATCATGACACAGATGGACGTTTCTGCATACTGGCAGAAAATCGTAAAAGGTCTTATCATCGCGCTGGCAGTTATCATCGATGTGCAGGTGCGCAAAACAAGAAAGGCATGA
- a CDS encoding FCD domain-containing protein: MAELSRNLKIKKPSAPDLVCEEMKSLIAQGIWQKGQKIPSESEMADTFGVNRFTVRMALQKLNTLGVLQTKVGDGTYVCSFDFEKHLQTISEFYMTPELLDDVAEFRSMIEVECARLAVMRATPDEIEKLRSCCKDFEDKVIAYVSTPHNSPDRKTLLTALNDSDIELHSQLCKMSHNELLIYAYSTAKEAIREYTLTLGHRRLIHLTTTDDITSIEHHWNLCHAIENRDFETCRAILLDMIDYHNTENL, from the coding sequence GAAGAGATGAAATCCCTGATCGCCCAGGGAATCTGGCAGAAAGGGCAGAAAATCCCCTCAGAAAGCGAAATGGCCGATACGTTTGGCGTCAATCGTTTCACCGTCAGAATGGCACTGCAGAAATTAAATACACTTGGCGTACTTCAGACAAAAGTCGGAGACGGAACCTACGTCTGCTCTTTTGATTTCGAAAAACACCTGCAGACAATCTCTGAATTCTACATGACCCCGGAGCTTCTGGATGATGTTGCCGAGTTTCGCTCCATGATTGAAGTTGAATGTGCACGGCTGGCTGTCATGCGGGCTACCCCCGATGAAATTGAAAAACTGCGCTCCTGCTGTAAGGATTTTGAAGATAAAGTCATCGCCTATGTATCCACGCCTCATAATTCCCCAGACAGGAAGACTCTTCTCACTGCATTAAATGACAGTGACATCGAGCTTCACAGCCAGCTGTGCAAAATGTCTCACAATGAGCTGCTGATCTACGCATATTCCACCGCAAAGGAAGCAATCAGAGAATATACACTAACGCTTGGCCACCGACGGCTGATCCATCTGACTACTACGGATGACATAACTTCCATCGAACACCACTGGAATCTCTGCCACGCCATCGAAAACAGAGATTTTGAAACCTGTCGGGCTATTTTACTGGATATGATCGATTATCATAATACTGAGAACTTATGA